A window of the Fuscovulum sp. genome harbors these coding sequences:
- a CDS encoding iron-sulfur cluster assembly scaffold protein, which yields MSDSDLVKLYSGRILELAADIPHHGRLPAPEGTARKRSPLCGSTVTVDLTMAGDRIASYGQDVKACALGQASASVTGRVLIGCTREQVAQARTELEAMLKRGGPVPHAPFDGLEVLLPARDYANRHASILLALDATLDAMDQAAKASAAG from the coding sequence ATGAGCGACAGCGATCTGGTCAAGCTCTATTCGGGCCGCATCCTCGAATTGGCGGCGGATATCCCGCATCACGGCCGCCTGCCCGCCCCCGAAGGGACCGCCCGCAAACGCTCACCGCTTTGCGGATCGACCGTGACCGTGGATCTGACGATGGCGGGCGACCGCATTGCCAGCTACGGCCAGGACGTCAAGGCCTGTGCCCTGGGTCAGGCCTCGGCCTCGGTCACGGGCCGCGTGCTGATCGGTTGCACCCGTGAACAGGTGGCGCAGGCCCGCACAGAGTTGGAAGCGATGCTCAAACGCGGTGGCCCGGTGCCGCACGCCCCGTTTGACGGGCTCGAGGTGCTTTTGCCCGCCCGCGACTATGCCAATCGCCATGCCTCAATCCTGCTGGCGCTGGATGCGACGCTGGACGCGATGGATCAGGCCGCCAAGGCCAGCGCGGCGGGCTGA
- the trmFO gene encoding methylenetetrahydrofolate--tRNA-(uracil(54)-C(5))-methyltransferase (FADH(2)-oxidizing) TrmFO, translating to MTDTLHIIGGGMAGAEAAWQAAQQGIRVVIHEMRPHVGTFAHRTGSLAEMVCSNSFRSDDDERNAVGLLHWEMGAAGGIIMETARAHRLPAGGALAVDRDPFAEAVTARLHAHPLITVEPGEITELPSTGHWIIATGPLTSATLANSIRAATGADSLAFFDAIAPIVYAESVDMSVAWMQSRYDKGETAEEQTAYMNCPMDKAQYEAFIDALLAADKTEFHEGETAGYFDGCLPIEVMAERGRETLRFGPMKPVGLTNPHRPDVKPYAVVQLRRDNKLGTLYNIVGFQTKMKYGAQTAVFKMIPGLHEASFARLGGIHRNTFINSPTLLDDQMRLKSRPNLRFAGQVTGVEGYVESAAMGLLAGRMAAAELQGRHLPPPPPDTAMGALITHITGGADAKTFQPMNVNFGLFPPIDAKGGRKGRKDRYKAYTDRAKDSFTRWLADQTAMEHQPAAE from the coding sequence ATGACAGACACACTCCACATCATCGGCGGTGGCATGGCCGGGGCCGAAGCCGCCTGGCAAGCCGCCCAGCAGGGCATTCGCGTGGTCATCCACGAAATGCGCCCCCATGTCGGCACATTCGCCCATCGCACCGGCAGCCTGGCCGAGATGGTCTGTTCCAATTCCTTCCGTTCCGATGATGACGAACGCAATGCCGTTGGCCTGCTCCATTGGGAAATGGGCGCGGCTGGCGGCATCATCATGGAAACCGCCCGCGCCCACCGCCTGCCCGCAGGCGGTGCCTTGGCCGTGGACCGCGATCCCTTTGCCGAGGCCGTCACCGCCCGCCTGCACGCCCATCCCCTGATCACGGTCGAGCCGGGCGAGATCACCGAACTGCCCAGCACCGGCCATTGGATCATCGCCACCGGCCCGCTCACCTCTGCCACTTTGGCCAACAGCATCCGCGCGGCCACCGGGGCCGACAGCCTCGCCTTCTTCGATGCCATCGCCCCCATCGTCTATGCAGAATCCGTCGACATGTCGGTCGCCTGGATGCAGTCGCGTTATGACAAGGGCGAAACCGCCGAAGAACAGACCGCCTATATGAACTGCCCGATGGACAAGGCGCAGTATGAGGCCTTTATCGACGCCCTGCTTGCCGCCGACAAAACCGAATTCCACGAAGGCGAGACGGCAGGTTACTTTGACGGCTGCCTGCCGATCGAGGTGATGGCCGAACGCGGGCGCGAAACCCTCCGCTTCGGCCCGATGAAACCCGTGGGGCTGACAAACCCGCACCGCCCCGACGTGAAACCCTATGCCGTGGTACAGCTGCGCCGCGACAACAAGCTGGGCACGCTCTACAACATCGTGGGCTTCCAGACGAAGATGAAATACGGCGCGCAAACCGCTGTTTTCAAAATGATTCCCGGTCTGCATGAGGCATCTTTCGCGCGACTTGGCGGCATCCATCGCAACACCTTCATCAACTCACCCACCCTGCTGGATGATCAGATGCGCCTGAAGTCCCGCCCCAACCTGCGCTTTGCCGGGCAGGTCACGGGCGTGGAAGGCTATGTCGAATCCGCCGCCATGGGCCTGCTCGCTGGCCGCATGGCCGCCGCCGAGCTTCAGGGCCGCCACCTGCCTCCGCCCCCGCCCGATACCGCCATGGGCGCGCTGATCACCCACATCACCGGCGGCGCGGATGCCAAGACCTTCCAGCCGATGAATGTGAATTTCGGCCTTTTCCCTCCGATTGATGCCAAGGGCGGGCGCAAAGGCCGCAAAGACCGCTACAAGGCCTATACCGACCGCGCCAAGGACAGCTTCACTCGCTGGCTCGCGGATCAGACAGCCATGGAACACCAACCCGCCGCCGAATGA
- a CDS encoding DUF1153 domain-containing protein has product MYIKRVSGPRHVTLPDGTILTRADLPPADTRRWVARRKAVVVQAVAHGLLARDEALERYDLTDEEFGLWETAIRSHGEAALRVTKIQQYRQF; this is encoded by the coding sequence ATGTATATCAAGCGTGTTTCTGGCCCGCGCCATGTGACGCTGCCGGATGGAACCATCCTGACCCGGGCCGATCTGCCGCCCGCCGACACCCGCCGTTGGGTGGCGCGGCGCAAGGCGGTGGTGGTGCAGGCGGTTGCCCATGGATTGCTGGCCCGGGATGAGGCACTGGAACGATATGACCTGACGGATGAGGAGTTCGGTCTGTGGGAAACCGCCATCCGCAGCCATGGTGAGGCTGCCCTTCGGGTGACGAAGATCCAGCAATATCGTCAATTTTAA
- a CDS encoding DoxX family protein, with protein MQALNTFGPLVGRVLIGLLFLLAGLGKLGDVAGFSGYLASGGLPAFLAWPAVIFELAVGALLIVGYQTRIVALATAAFCVVAGLLYHFAPADQMQMAMFLKNLAIAGGLLMFAIHGPGRYAVDKA; from the coding sequence ATGCAAGCACTTAACACTTTTGGCCCGCTGGTGGGCCGCGTACTGATCGGCCTTCTTTTCCTGCTCGCAGGTCTGGGCAAGCTGGGCGATGTCGCTGGCTTCTCCGGCTATCTCGCCTCGGGCGGCCTGCCCGCCTTCCTCGCCTGGCCTGCGGTGATCTTTGAACTCGCCGTCGGCGCACTGCTGATCGTGGGCTACCAGACCCGCATCGTCGCATTGGCCACCGCCGCCTTCTGCGTGGTCGCAGGCCTGCTCTACCACTTCGCCCCGGCAGACCAGATGCAAATGGCCATGTTCCTCAAGAACCTTGCCATCGCGGGCGGTCTTCTGATGTTCGCCATCCACGGCCCCGGTCGCTACGCCGTCGACAAGGCATAA
- the gluQRS gene encoding tRNA glutamyl-Q(34) synthetase GluQRS yields MMLRTRFAPSPTGPLHLGHAYSALLAHDMARAANGAFLLRMEDTDLDRCRPEWEAQIADDLIWLGLTWDGPIHRQSDKIAQYNARLKPLAERGLLYPCSCTRADIRAALSAPQEGVAFQVYPGTCRHRSMESRQPGDALRLNLATAFDALSGEPLTFTDTSPAHQGTHQIDQKTALALIGDVVLSRKGEDIVAYFLASAFDDADQGITHVIRGEDLFDFTPVQVILQRLLGLPTPTYHHHRLIRDENGKRLAKRDDARAITKYRAEGAKPQDIRRMVGL; encoded by the coding sequence ATGATGCTGCGCACCCGCTTTGCCCCTTCGCCCACCGGGCCGCTGCATCTGGGCCATGCCTATTCCGCCCTTCTCGCGCATGACATGGCCCGCGCTGCAAACGGTGCCTTCTTGCTGCGGATGGAGGATACCGATCTGGACCGCTGCCGCCCGGAATGGGAGGCGCAGATCGCAGATGATCTCATTTGGCTCGGCCTCACCTGGGATGGCCCGATCCACCGCCAATCCGACAAGATCGCACAATACAACGCCCGCCTTAAACCGCTGGCGGAACGTGGCCTTCTCTACCCCTGCTCCTGCACCCGAGCCGACATTCGCGCCGCGCTGTCGGCCCCACAGGAAGGGGTGGCCTTCCAAGTCTATCCCGGCACTTGCCGCCACCGCAGCATGGAAAGCCGCCAACCGGGCGATGCCCTGCGCCTGAACCTCGCAACGGCATTTGACGCGCTTTCAGGCGAACCGCTCACCTTCACGGATACCAGCCCTGCCCATCAAGGCACCCATCAGATCGACCAAAAAACCGCCCTCGCCCTGATCGGCGACGTGGTTTTGTCCCGCAAAGGAGAGGATATCGTCGCCTATTTCCTCGCCTCCGCCTTCGATGACGCTGACCAAGGCATCACCCATGTGATCCGGGGCGAAGATCTGTTCGATTTCACCCCGGTGCAGGTGATCCTGCAGCGCCTCCTCGGCCTGCCCACCCCCACCTACCACCACCATCGCCTGATCCGGGACGAGAACGGCAAGCGCCTCGCCAAACGCGACGACGCCCGCGCCATCACGAAATACCGGGCCGAAGGCGCCAAGCCGCAAGACATCCGCCGCATGGTCGGCCTCTAG
- the hisI gene encoding phosphoribosyl-AMP cyclohydrolase: MSFDAASLKYDANGLIPCIAQDHATGEVLMMAWMNADAVGQTLETGRVTYWSRSRAAFWVKGETSGHVQRLVELRVDCDRDCLLVQVDQTGPACHTNRRSCFYTAVRDGAEVVLTEPME; encoded by the coding sequence GTGAGCTTTGATGCCGCAAGCCTAAAGTATGATGCCAATGGCCTGATCCCCTGTATTGCGCAGGATCATGCGACGGGCGAGGTGTTGATGATGGCCTGGATGAATGCCGATGCCGTGGGGCAGACGCTGGAAACCGGGCGGGTGACCTATTGGAGCCGGTCGCGGGCGGCGTTCTGGGTGAAGGGCGAAACATCGGGCCATGTGCAGCGGCTGGTAGAGTTGCGGGTGGATTGCGACCGGGATTGTCTGCTGGTGCAGGTGGATCAGACGGGGCCCGCCTGCCACACGAACCGGCGGTCGTGCTTTTACACGGCGGTGCGGGACGGGGCAGAGGTGGTGCTGACGGAGCCGATGGAGTGA
- a CDS encoding response regulator transcription factor, producing MRVLLVEDDPATSRSIELMLTHANLNVYCTDLGEDGIDLAKLYDYDLILLDLNLPDMSGHEVLRQLRLARIETPILILSGSDDTDNKIRGFGFGADDYMTKPFHREELIARIHAIIRRSKGHSQSIIRTGQVNVNLDAKSVDVGGKSVHLTGKEYQILELLSLRKGTTLTKEMFLNHLYGGMDEPELKIIDVFICKLRKKLAEATGGDNYIETVWGRGYVMRDPVPEVAHRRVSIAAAS from the coding sequence ATGCGAGTACTTCTGGTTGAAGACGATCCCGCGACGTCGCGGAGCATCGAGTTGATGCTGACACATGCCAATCTGAACGTCTATTGCACCGATCTGGGCGAAGACGGGATCGATCTGGCGAAACTTTACGATTATGACCTGATCCTGCTGGACCTGAACCTTCCTGACATGAGCGGGCATGAGGTTCTGCGCCAGCTGCGCCTTGCAAGGATCGAGACACCGATCCTGATCCTGTCCGGGTCCGACGACACGGATAACAAGATCCGCGGCTTTGGCTTTGGCGCGGATGACTACATGACCAAACCCTTCCATCGTGAGGAATTGATCGCGCGGATTCACGCGATCATCCGCCGGTCCAAGGGGCATTCGCAATCCATCATCCGCACCGGTCAGGTGAATGTGAATCTGGATGCGAAATCGGTCGATGTGGGGGGCAAGAGCGTGCATCTGACGGGAAAGGAGTATCAGATTCTGGAACTCCTTTCCCTGCGCAAAGGCACGACGCTGACCAAGGAAATGTTCCTCAACCATCTGTACGGCGGGATGGATGAGCCGGAACTGAAGATCATCGACGTCTTCATCTGCAAGCTGCGCAAGAAGCTGGCCGAGGCGACGGGGGGTGACAATTACATCGAAACCGTCTGGGGGCGCGGCTATGTGATGCGCGATCCTGTGCCGGAAGTGGCGCATCGCCGCGTGTCCATCGCGGCGGCAAGCTGA
- the recG gene encoding ATP-dependent DNA helicase RecG, giving the protein MSRPPELFPLFAGLETLEGVGEKTARAFEGLGVQRPKDLLYLLPHSGVDRARKASVRDVVAPCTVTVEVEVGAHFPPRTKGKPYRVMVRDAALEFMLIFFHARAEYLTKLLPTGQRRLISGKLELFDGIAQMVHPDHVLRVEEAGELPAFEPVYPLTAGVTQKLVAKAVAGALARAPDLGEWIDGPLLAREGWPGWRAALLAAHGPQGAADLAATHPARQRLAYDELLAHQLTLALARATLRRQKGLPTVGTGVLQAQVLASLPYAPTGAQTRALREIALDMEAPLRMNRLLQGDVGAGKTLVAFMALLIAVEAGGQGALMAPTEILARQHHEGLAPLAAAAGVRLELLTGRDKGGERVAKMRDLAEGRIGILVGTHAVFQKDVAFHDLRLAIVDEQHRFGVAQRMELGAKGVATDTLVMTATPIPRSLALASYGDMDVSVLDEKPPGRKPIRTALVSTARMDEVVAHLAQAVAEGRQAYWVCPLVEDSEVLDYASAEARFQHLRAAFGDVVGMVHGQMPPAEKDAAMARFVSGVTKVLVATTVIEVGVNVPNASIMVIERAESFGLAQLHQLRGRVGRGAAASTCLLMYQAPLSEGGERRLKVLRDTEDGFRIAEEDLAMRGAGDLIGTAQSGLPRFRVADLERQGALMAIAQTDARRLLADDPDLSTPRGRAARLLLWLLDQDRAIRLISVG; this is encoded by the coding sequence ATGAGCCGCCCGCCCGAACTGTTTCCGCTGTTCGCGGGGTTGGAAACGCTGGAGGGCGTGGGCGAAAAGACTGCCCGCGCCTTTGAAGGGCTGGGGGTGCAGCGGCCCAAGGACCTGCTGTATCTGCTGCCGCATTCCGGGGTGGACCGCGCGCGCAAAGCCAGCGTGCGCGATGTGGTGGCCCCTTGCACCGTGACGGTGGAGGTGGAGGTGGGCGCGCATTTCCCGCCGCGGACCAAGGGCAAGCCCTACCGCGTGATGGTGCGCGATGCAGCGCTGGAATTCATGCTGATCTTCTTTCACGCGCGCGCAGAGTACCTAACAAAGCTGCTGCCCACGGGGCAGAGGCGGCTGATTTCGGGCAAGCTGGAACTGTTCGACGGGATCGCCCAGATGGTGCATCCCGACCATGTGCTGCGGGTAGAGGAAGCGGGGGAGTTGCCGGCATTTGAGCCGGTCTATCCACTGACAGCGGGGGTGACGCAGAAGCTGGTGGCCAAGGCTGTTGCGGGGGCGTTGGCCCGTGCGCCGGATCTGGGGGAATGGATCGACGGTCCGCTTCTGGCGCGCGAGGGCTGGCCCGGTTGGCGCGCGGCGCTGCTGGCGGCGCATGGGCCGCAGGGGGCGGCGGATCTGGCCGCCACCCATCCGGCGCGGCAGCGGCTGGCCTATGATGAACTGCTGGCGCATCAGCTGACGCTGGCCTTGGCACGGGCGACGCTGCGGCGGCAAAAGGGGCTGCCCACAGTGGGGACGGGGGTATTGCAGGCGCAGGTGTTGGCAAGCCTGCCCTATGCGCCCACGGGCGCGCAGACCCGCGCGCTGCGCGAGATTGCGCTGGATATGGAAGCGCCGCTGCGGATGAACCGGCTGTTGCAGGGCGATGTGGGGGCGGGGAAAACGCTGGTGGCCTTCATGGCGCTGCTGATCGCGGTCGAGGCCGGGGGGCAGGGCGCGCTGATGGCCCCGACGGAGATATTGGCGCGGCAGCACCATGAGGGGCTGGCGCCGCTGGCTGCGGCGGCAGGGGTGCGCCTGGAATTGCTGACCGGGCGCGACAAGGGGGGGGAGCGTGTCGCCAAGATGCGCGATCTGGCCGAGGGGCGGATCGGCATTCTGGTGGGCACCCATGCGGTGTTCCAGAAGGATGTGGCCTTTCACGATCTGCGGCTGGCCATTGTGGACGAACAGCACCGCTTTGGCGTGGCGCAGCGGATGGAACTGGGGGCCAAGGGTGTGGCCACCGACACGCTGGTGATGACGGCGACACCGATCCCCCGGTCGCTGGCGCTGGCGAGTTATGGCGACATGGATGTCTCGGTGCTGGATGAAAAGCCGCCGGGGCGAAAGCCCATCCGCACGGCGCTGGTGAGCACGGCGCGGATGGATGAGGTGGTGGCGCATCTGGCGCAAGCCGTGGCCGAGGGGCGGCAGGCCTATTGGGTGTGCCCGCTGGTCGAGGATTCTGAGGTGCTGGATTACGCCAGCGCCGAGGCGCGGTTTCAGCATCTGCGCGCGGCCTTTGGCGATGTGGTGGGCATGGTGCATGGTCAGATGCCCCCCGCCGAAAAGGATGCCGCCATGGCGCGCTTCGTGTCGGGGGTGACCAAGGTTCTGGTGGCGACCACGGTGATCGAGGTGGGGGTGAACGTGCCCAATGCCAGCATCATGGTGATCGAACGGGCCGAGAGTTTCGGTCTGGCACAGTTGCACCAGCTGCGCGGGCGGGTGGGACGCGGGGCGGCGGCATCGACCTGCCTTCTGATGTATCAGGCACCGTTGAGCGAGGGCGGCGAGCGGCGGCTGAAGGTGCTGCGCGACACCGAGGACGGGTTCCGCATCGCCGAAGAGGATCTGGCGATGCGCGGGGCGGGCGATCTGATCGGCACCGCGCAATCGGGGTTGCCCCGGTTCCGCGTGGCCGATCTGGAACGGCAGGGCGCGCTGATGGCGATTGCACAGACGGATGCGCGGCGGCTGTTGGCCGATGACCCGGACCTGAGCACCCCGCGTGGGCGCGCGGCGCGGCTGCTGCTTTGGCTGCTGGATCAGGACCGGGCGATCCGGTTGATTTCGGTCGGATAA
- the ligA gene encoding NAD-dependent DNA ligase LigA: protein MAAEMDVGQLSEAEARQELARLASAIAAANEAYHRLDAPEISDAEYDALKRRNAEVEERFPHLKRGDSPSDQVGAAVADGFGKIRHEVRMLSLENAFETDDVVEFDARVRSFLGAGPGAGSGIAYTAEPKIDGLSLSLRYEGGRLVQAATRGDGEVGENVTDNARTIADIPQTLSDAPAVLEVRGEVYMSHADFAALNARQAAKGDKIFANPRNAAAGSLRQLDATITAARPLRFFAYAWGALSAPLAGSQFGAIERLKTLGFQTNPLTVLCAGPEEMLVHYRKIEAQRATLGYDIDGVVYKVDDLALQARLGFRSTTPRWAIAHKFPAELAWTRLEAIDIQVGRTGALSPVARLTPVTVGGVVVSNATLHNEDYIAGRDSRGEVIRGGKDIRVGDWVQVYRAGDVIPKIADVDLAQRPAGAVPYSFPAVCPDCGSPAVREEGDSVRRCTGGLICPAQAVERLVHFVGRSAFDIEGLGRKQIEMFFADDILPVREPADIFTLAARDAANPLQKLKNRDGFGDRSVTNLWAAIDERRRIALARLIFALGMRHVGEVAAQDLARHYQSWDALAAAVDLARPAALAHRAADEAEAVERQAALAEGRRVRAKEARDRAAAMLAVPGDAQVAWQELITGDGIGPVLALSLSDTLANPEERASIARLVAHLEVLPPEARATASPVAGLTVVFTGSLEKMTRAEAKARAEALGAKVAGSVSAKTDLLVAGPGAGSKAKDAERLGVKMIDEDGWLALIGDA from the coding sequence ATGGCGGCGGAAATGGATGTCGGGCAATTGAGCGAGGCCGAGGCACGGCAGGAACTGGCGCGGCTGGCCAGTGCAATTGCAGCGGCGAATGAGGCCTATCACAGGCTGGACGCGCCCGAGATTTCGGACGCGGAATATGACGCGCTCAAGCGCCGCAATGCCGAGGTTGAGGAGCGGTTTCCCCATCTGAAGCGGGGCGACAGCCCGTCAGATCAGGTGGGCGCGGCAGTGGCGGACGGGTTCGGCAAGATCCGCCATGAGGTGCGGATGCTGTCGCTGGAGAACGCGTTCGAGACGGATGATGTGGTCGAATTCGACGCGCGGGTGCGCAGCTTTCTGGGCGCCGGGCCGGGGGCTGGGTCAGGCATCGCCTATACGGCGGAGCCGAAGATCGACGGCCTGTCGCTGAGCCTGCGCTATGAGGGCGGTCGGCTGGTACAGGCCGCCACGCGCGGCGATGGCGAGGTGGGCGAGAATGTCACCGACAATGCCCGCACGATTGCCGATATCCCGCAAACGCTGAGCGATGCACCAGCCGTTTTGGAGGTGCGGGGCGAGGTATACATGTCGCATGCCGATTTTGCCGCGCTGAACGCGCGGCAGGCGGCGAAGGGCGACAAGATCTTTGCCAATCCGCGCAACGCAGCGGCGGGGTCGCTGCGGCAGTTGGATGCCACGATCACGGCGGCGCGGCCCCTGCGGTTCTTTGCCTATGCCTGGGGGGCGCTGTCGGCACCTTTGGCGGGTTCGCAATTTGGTGCAATTGAACGGCTTAAGACATTGGGGTTTCAGACAAATCCGCTGACCGTTCTTTGCGCAGGGCCAGAGGAGATGCTGGTCCACTACCGCAAGATTGAGGCGCAGCGGGCGACCTTGGGCTATGACATTGACGGGGTGGTCTACAAGGTGGATGACCTTGCGTTGCAGGCGCGGCTTGGGTTCCGATCGACCACGCCGCGTTGGGCGATTGCGCATAAATTCCCGGCCGAACTGGCCTGGACGCGGCTGGAGGCCATCGACATTCAGGTGGGCCGCACCGGGGCGCTGTCGCCCGTGGCGCGGCTGACGCCGGTCACGGTGGGGGGCGTGGTCGTATCCAACGCCACGTTGCACAACGAGGATTACATCGCCGGGCGGGATTCGCGGGGCGAGGTGATCCGGGGCGGCAAGGATATCCGCGTGGGCGATTGGGTGCAGGTTTACCGCGCCGGGGATGTGATCCCGAAGATTGCAGATGTCGATCTGGCGCAGCGGCCTGCGGGGGCGGTGCCCTATAGCTTCCCTGCGGTTTGCCCGGATTGCGGATCGCCCGCCGTGCGGGAAGAGGGGGATTCCGTGCGCCGCTGCACCGGGGGCCTGATCTGCCCGGCGCAGGCGGTGGAGCGGCTGGTGCATTTCGTGGGTCGTTCGGCGTTCGACATCGAAGGTCTGGGGCGCAAGCAGATTGAGATGTTCTTTGCCGATGACATCCTGCCCGTGCGCGAGCCTGCGGACATCTTTACCCTTGCCGCAAGAGATGCCGCCAACCCGTTGCAGAAGCTGAAGAATCGTGACGGGTTTGGCGACAGATCGGTGACCAATCTTTGGGCCGCGATTGACGAGCGGCGGCGCATTGCGCTGGCGCGGCTGATCTTTGCGCTGGGGATGCGCCATGTGGGCGAGGTCGCGGCGCAGGATCTGGCGCGGCATTATCAAAGCTGGGATGCGCTTGCGGCGGCGGTCGATCTGGCGCGTCCGGCCGCGCTGGCCCATCGCGCAGCGGATGAGGCGGAAGCGGTGGAACGGCAGGCTGCCCTTGCGGAAGGGCGGCGCGTGCGCGCCAAGGAGGCGCGGGACCGTGCGGCCGCCATGCTTGCCGTTCCGGGGGACGCGCAGGTTGCCTGGCAGGAGTTGATCACCGGCGATGGGATCGGGCCGGTGCTGGCGCTGTCGCTGTCGGACACGCTGGCCAACCCGGAGGAGCGGGCGTCGATCGCGCGGCTGGTCGCGCATCTGGAGGTGTTGCCGCCCGAGGCGCGGGCGACGGCCTCGCCCGTGGCGGGGCTGACGGTGGTGTTCACCGGATCGCTGGAGAAGATGACCCGGGCCGAGGCCAAGGCGCGGGCCGAGGCCCTTGGCGCCAAGGTGGCGGGATCGGTCAGCGCCAAGACCGATCTGCTGGTGGCCGGGCCAGGCGCGGGGTCGAAGGCCAAGGATGCCGAACGGCTTGGCGTGAAGATGATCGACGAGGATGGGTGGCTTGCCCTGATCGGGGACGCATGA